The genome window CATACCTCTTATATGGATACGCCGGTCGTCTTCGCCAGCCTGCCCTTCCAATTCCGCATCCTCGCCAAAAAAGAACTCTGGGGCCTGCCGTTCATCGGGTGGTATTTAGACCGCAGCGGTCAGATTCCCATCGACACCGCAAACCCCCGCGCCACCCTCAGCAGCTTAGGCGCCGGAGTCCGCGCCCTCCGCGACGGCCTCAACCTTTTCATCTTTCCTGAAGGTGGCCGCACCAACGACGGCGATCTCCTGCCCTTTCTCAACGGAGCAGCCTACCTGGCCCTCCGCGCCCAGGTGCCACTGGTCCCCGTAGCATTAATCGGCGTCTTCGACCTGCTCCCCCCGCACACCCGCCATTTCTACCTCCATCCAGACAAACGCTCACTCAAACTGATCATCGGCCCCCCCATCCCCACAACCGGCCTGACCCCCCGCGACTCCGAAACAGTAACCAACCAACTCCGAGAAACCATCCATCAACTAATCCAACAAAACACCGAACCAATCCGCCGTTAGCCCTTGCCCTTGCCTTTGCCGTTGTTGTTGCTCTTGTCTTTGCCTCTGTCTCTGCCTTTGCCTTTGCCCTTGCCGTTGCCCTTGCTTTTCTGTCTGTCATTCCCGAAGGGAATCTGCTTTTTCTTTTGCTGTTGCCCTTGCCCTTGCCTTTGCCTTTGCAGTTGCTGTTGCTGTTGC of Acidicapsa ligni contains these proteins:
- a CDS encoding lysophospholipid acyltransferase family protein yields the protein MIEKREPSPRPAKLPLWNRLRSNLLQAPPFLFATVFFGSLSLLVSRFDKQGKLQHRLARRWAQASVAASGQKVKVIGLENIPAGQAVFAANHTSYMDTPVVFASLPFQFRILAKKELWGLPFIGWYLDRSGQIPIDTANPRATLSSLGAGVRALRDGLNLFIFPEGGRTNDGDLLPFLNGAAYLALRAQVPLVPVALIGVFDLLPPHTRHFYLHPDKRSLKLIIGPPIPTTGLTPRDSETVTNQLRETIHQLIQQNTEPIRR